The sequence GATTATCGAGATTGACAGCTATCCCCCCCATCCAATAATGTGCTGCCGGAGACACAGGAATAGGTTGTGTCAATAAATCAATACCCCATTGCCGACAACGATTAATGATATTTGGAAAGCGATATTCTAAACGAGAAGGGGAAATCTCCCTTAAATCCAAAAACACGTTATCTAGGGCAGGATGGGCGCTGGTGCGCTGTAAATGACTATAAATAGCACGACTCACCACATCCCTAGGTGCTAATTCCCCTTGGGGATGATACTCAAAAGCAAATCTTTTTCCCTCTGCATCAGTGAGATGGGCGCCCTCCCCCCTCACCGCTTCACTAATCAAAAAGCGAGGCGCATTATCCTTTTTTAATGCCGTGGGATGAAACTGAAAAAACTCCAAATCTCTCACCAGCGCCCCTCCTCGCCATGCCAAAGCTACCCCATCCCCGGTGCTAACTAGGGGATTGGTGGTATCGGCAAAAACCTGCCCTCCCCCCCCTGTTGCTAAAATTACCGCTTTTGCCCCCAACCAATTAATTTCCTGCTGATACAAAACAGATAAACCTTGACATCTTTGCCCATGATCGTCTAGCCATAAATTTAAAGCGTATGCTTGTTCATAAACTGCAATATGACTACTTTCTAAGACTTTTTGGCGTAAAATAGACACAATAGCGCGCCCCGTGGTATCCGCCGCATGAAGCACTCGGGGGAAGGAGTGCGCTGCTTCCAAAGTCATCGCCAAATCTTGATTGTGACGGTCAAATTCTACTCCCATTTGTAGCAAAGAATTGATGGAAGTCACCGCATTTTCTACCAGATATTTAACCGCTTCTTCATCACACAAACCAGCGCCCGCCACCAAGGTATCCTGATAATGTAGTTGTGGCGAATCATCGGGAGAAATCGCCGCCGCAAT comes from Cyanobacterium sp. T60_A2020_053 and encodes:
- the nadB gene encoding L-aspartate oxidase, giving the protein MNNITLFPPCFDVIIVGSGAAGLYAALSLPSNLSIALITKDKLKKGASDWAQGGIAAAISPDDSPQLHYQDTLVAGAGLCDEEAVKYLVENAVTSINSLLQMGVEFDRHNQDLAMTLEAAHSFPRVLHAADTTGRAIVSILRQKVLESSHIAVYEQAYALNLWLDDHGQRCQGLSVLYQQEINWLGAKAVILATGGGGQVFADTTNPLVSTGDGVALAWRGGALVRDLEFFQFHPTALKKDNAPRFLISEAVRGEGAHLTDAEGKRFAFEYHPQGELAPRDVVSRAIYSHLQRTSAHPALDNVFLDLREISPSRLEYRFPNIINRCRQWGIDLLTQPIPVSPAAHYWMGGIAVNLDNQTSMAGLYAIGETASTGVHGANRLASNSLLECLVFGETLKNLDLTDIKAPSTPSDYHKLSLSSVEEMSTVQKIRQELPILMWESAGICRNASQLNQAMVVIQQWRDLIANTSRGNLLGNLHPENNYQLDSLDMENQLKLTTETINLLDIGYLIVRSALFRTESRGGHFRLDYPDTDDNWRCHTLIQYDHFFQSKI